TCAGGCGGCGCTTCTCGGCCTGCGGGCACAGCACGCCGAAGGCGTCGAGCGAGAAGCCGAGGTCATCGGTATCGAACGCCATCGAGACGGTCGCCGACGACGAGTGCGAGATGCCGCCGAGCGCCTCGCCGATCTCGGGGTCGACAGGCGCGAGCAGCTTCTCGGCGGCCCAGCCCTCCGTGGCCACGATGACGGCGTCGGCGTCGATCACGTCGCCGTCGCCGAGCCGGACCTTCCAGCCGCTCCCGTCGCGCTCCACCGACTCGACAGCGGCGCCGGTGCGGATGTTCTCGCGCCCGACCGCGTCGGCCATGGAGTCGGTGAGCCGCTGCATGCCGCCGACGAACGAGGTGAAGAAGGTGCGCGGCTTGGCGCCCGGCTGCGGCGGGTACTTCTTCTTCATCGCCGCGACCTTCTTGCGCGCGTCCACGAAGCCGCCGATGCAGCTGCCGAACCTCTGCTCCATCTCGAGCAGGCGCGGGAACGTCGACGCGAGTGACATCACCGCAGGATCCGATGCGTGCACGCCGCCGACGAGTGGCTCGGCCAACCGGTCGAGGCACTCGCGGCCCATGCGGCGCACGATGAAGCTCTCGAGCGTCTCGTCATGCTGCGCGGCCGTCTCGCCCTCGGCCCAGCGCTCCTTCCGAGGGATGAACAGGTCCATGCCCATGCGGAACTTGCCCGGCCACGAGAACAGGCCGGTCGTCGCGAACGGCACGAACTTGGTGGGCGCGAACATCATGATGCCGTCGGGCATCTCGTAGAGGCGCCCGCGCGAGAGGATCCAGGTCTTCTTGCGTGAGTCGTCGGTCGGCAGCTCGTCGTCGAAGATGCCGAGCAGCTTGGCGATGCGGTGCACGCCGGGCTTCTCGGTGATGAAGCAGTCGGGGCCGCCGTCGACGGTGAACCCGTCGACCTGCTCGGTCAGGATCTTGCCGCCGAGGCGCGGGTCCTTCTCGACCACGGTCACCTTGACCTCGTGCCCCTCCGCAGCGGCGCGCGTGACCTTGTACGCGGCGCCGAGGCCCGCGGCGCCCCCTCCGATGACGACGACGTGCCTCATCCGATCACTCCTCAGCTCTCGACGGCCGGCCCGGCAGCCGGCCGCGGGTATCACAGGTACGGGCGCACGCAGTCAGCGATCGCCGAGACCATCTCCAGGCTGTCGTTCGGGACGTCCGCCCGGAAGAACTCCATGCCCGAGAGCAGGACCGCGTCGGCGAGCTCGACATCCAGGTCGTACTTCGTCTCCATGTGGTCCGTCAGGAAGCCGACCGGGCACGACGCGATCCCATCGAAGCCGGCCTCAGCCGCTGCCGCGGCGACGTCCTCGACGAGCGGTCCCAACCACTCACCCGGACGGTTGCCCTTCGACTGGTAGGCGAAAACCCACGTCACCGGGCCGTCCTCCGAGCCGGTCAACGTGATCCCGCCGAGGTCGACGACACCGGGCGAGCCCATCCCGAGCCCTGCGGCGATCTCCTCGACCGCGCGATAGAGGCCCGCGACGTACGGATCGTCTTCTACCAGCTCGGCAACGGGGAGGCTGTGCGCGGAGAACAGCACCAGAGGACGCGTGCAGCCGGCCTGTGCGAGCTCCTTCATCGCGTCGCGGCAGGCGGCGGCCAGGACGTCGGCGAACGTGTCCGTCTCGCCGAGCGGGCCGGTCTCGATCACCTCGAGCCCGCCGAGCGCCGCGGCCGCCTCCTCGACGGCTTCGCGGTACGCGCCCGACGACACCCGGGACTCGAACGGCGACAGCGACACCGCGACCACGCGTGTGACGCCGGCCTCCTTGAGCGCGCTCATCGCGTCGGCGATGTACGGGTGCCAGTACCGCATGCCCACCACGACGGGCACCTCGCCATCGAACCGCTCGGAGAGCGCATCCGCGATGTTCCTGGCGATCTCGGGCAACGGCGACGCGCCGCCGATGGCGAGGTAGCGGTTGCGCACCCGCTCGAGCATCTCGGGCGACGGCTCGCGGCCCGTGAGGTTGCGCATGAACGGACCGCAGGCCTCGATCGAATCGGGGCCGCCGAACGCGGTCAGGAGCACACCCGTCGATCCCATCGCGGCCTACGCTCCGGCGCGGATGCGGCGCGAGTGCTCGTGCACCAGTCTGATGAGCGTGCGCGCCTTGTCCGGGTCGCTGGTCTTGTGGATGCCGTGGCCGAGGTTGAACACGTGGCCAGGGCGCGTCCCGACAGCCTCGAGGATCTCGACGACCTGCCGCTCGATCTCGTCGTCGGGAGCGAACAGCGC
The window above is part of the Actinomycetota bacterium genome. Proteins encoded here:
- the hemH gene encoding ferrochelatase is translated as MGSTGVLLTAFGGPDSIEACGPFMRNLTGREPSPEMLERVRNRYLAIGGASPLPEIARNIADALSERFDGEVPVVVGMRYWHPYIADAMSALKEAGVTRVVAVSLSPFESRVSSGAYREAVEEAAAALGGLEVIETGPLGETDTFADVLAAACRDAMKELAQAGCTRPLVLFSAHSLPVAELVEDDPYVAGLYRAVEEIAAGLGMGSPGVVDLGGITLTGSEDGPVTWVFAYQSKGNRPGEWLGPLVEDVAAAAAEAGFDGIASCPVGFLTDHMETKYDLDVELADAVLLSGMEFFRADVPNDSLEMVSAIADCVRPYL
- the hemG gene encoding protoporphyrinogen oxidase — its product is MRHVVVIGGGAAGLGAAYKVTRAAAEGHEVKVTVVEKDPRLGGKILTEQVDGFTVDGGPDCFITEKPGVHRIAKLLGIFDDELPTDDSRKKTWILSRGRLYEMPDGIMMFAPTKFVPFATTGLFSWPGKFRMGMDLFIPRKERWAEGETAAQHDETLESFIVRRMGRECLDRLAEPLVGGVHASDPAVMSLASTFPRLLEMEQRFGSCIGGFVDARKKVAAMKKKYPPQPGAKPRTFFTSFVGGMQRLTDSMADAVGRENIRTGAAVESVERDGSGWKVRLGDGDVIDADAVIVATEGWAAEKLLAPVDPEIGEALGGISHSSSATVSMAFDTDDLGFSLDAFGVLCPQAEKRRLMAVTYSSTKWPGRAPAGRTLMRGFVGGPGNQAIMENSDETLVEIVHKEMSDILGMKVDPAWSRVYRWNLGMPQYTLGHLDRVAVIDLRCAETPGLAVAGGSYTGVGIPNCIESGERAVTKVLGEFGIDLAEDHVEEKRIY